One Ricinus communis isolate WT05 ecotype wild-type chromosome 1, ASM1957865v1, whole genome shotgun sequence DNA window includes the following coding sequences:
- the LOC8281801 gene encoding zinc-finger homeodomain protein 11 yields the protein MDLITTTARTSNPPHTSISPESDTDTETPLQTHLSKALSLTNGSLIRQHHNPPEPQQPMVVSYKECLKNHAASLGGVALDGCGEFMPTPSATLSDPTSLKCAACGCHRNFHRRDHFPPPTLPAVLYWTSSPSPSSGPSPSPSSPASPTPQQSVYPSAPHMLLALSTGQSGLVDENRHQNPGLNPMVMNPYGRKRARTKFSEEQREKMQSFAEKLGWKMLRGNDEKMVEDFCSEVGVKRNVFKVWMHNNKHRREKGNGHNNNNKSNVDGDEGIGSVTYNNNNTNSSSNNGYDSLDRYQIESKVGVRGSTTDGSSPSSS from the coding sequence TTAATCACAACAACCGCAAGAACAAGCAACCCTCCTCATACCTCCATATCTCCTGAATCAGATACAGATACTGAAACCCCACTTCAGACCCACCTCTCAAAAGCCTTGTCTCTCACTAACGGCTCATTAATCCGCCAACACCATAATCCACCAGAACCACAACAACCCATGGTGGTTTCTTACAAAGAATGTCTCAAAAACCATGCTGCTAGTCTTGGTGGTGTAGCTTTAGATGGCTGCGGCGAGTTTATGCCTACTCCTAGTGCTACCCTTTCAGACCCTACTTCTCTTAAATGTGCTGCTTGTGGTTGCCACCGTAACTTCCACCGCCGCGACCACTTTCCACCACCAACACTTCCGGCAGTACTTTACTGGACGTCAAGCCCAAGTCCTAGTTCAGGCCCCAGTCCAAGCCCATCATCACCAGCATCACCAACACCACAACAATCCGTTTACCCATCTGCACCACACATGCTATTGGCTTTAAGCACAGGTCAGTCAGGTCTTGTTGATGAGAATCGGCATCAGAATCCAGGTTTGAATCCAATGGTGATGAACCCATATGGGAGAAAGAGAGCAAGAACCAAGTTTAGTGAAGAACAAAGAGAAAAGATGCAATCTTTTGCTGAAAAGTTAGGGTGGAAAATGTTAAGAGGAAATGATGAGAAAATGGTTGAGGATTTCTGTAGTGAAGTTGGGGTTAAAAGAAATGTCTTTAAAGTTTGGATGCATAATAACAAGCatagaagagaaaaaggtaaTGGTCATAACAATAACAACAAATCTAATGTTGATGGTGATGAGGGAATCGGGTCTGTGACTTataacaacaacaacactaacagcagcagcaacaacgGCTATGACAGTCTTGATAGGTACCAGATTGAGAGTAAAGTCGGTGTTCGTGGTTCTACTACTGATGGGTCTTCTCCTTCATCATCTTGA
- the LOC8260626 gene encoding protein FEZ yields MDERNEADKMDEVMLPGFRFHPTDEELVGFYLKRKIQQRPLSIELIKQLDIYKYDPWDLPKLATTGEKEWYFYCPRDRKYRNSARPNRVTGAGFWKATGTDRPIYSSEGNKCIGLKKSLVFYKGRAAKGIKTDWMMHEFRLPSLTDSASPAKRFLDKTIPVNDSWAICRIFKKTNSTAQRALSQSWVSSIPETAPSSFLAKASQNTQFCSQNTSLTTDISNYYNNEIQQSFVTNFSPLDFSSFKPLNPLSSKLSHNPHSISNGDLHGNFFFSHLETLAPSKCTVDVSSMLLNMSSSVLGDFSKAANDHQSSIDYGGVPQDHCSDFSSLTSFPQAMQVNNASHGDENMPLKNPNAMTNIDDQWETVRSSVGFPFSLPMSMGTDAWKQNLLWDSSSCPSDQISTSFATAKCYT; encoded by the exons aTGGATGAGAGAAATGAAGCTGATAAGATGGACGAAGTTATGTTACCAGGTTTTAGGTTTCACCCAACGGATGAGGAGCTTGTTGGGTTTTATCTTAAAAGAAAGATTCAACAACGGCCTCTATCTAttgaacttatcaagcaaCTTGACATCTACAAGTATGATCCATGGGATCTTCCAA AGTTAGCGACTACTGGAGAAAAGGAGTGGTATTTCTACTGCCCAAGGGacagaaaatatagaaatagtgCAAGGCCTAATAGGGTTACAGGAGCTGGATTTTGGAAAGCTACAGGAACTGATAGGCCTATATACTCTTCAGAAGGGAACAAATGCATAGGGTTGAAAAAATCCCTCGTTTTCTACAAAGGTAGAGCTGCCAAAGGGATCAAAACAGATTGGATGATGCATGAGTTTCGTTTGCCTTCTCTCACCGACTCAGCATCACCAGCCAAGAGATTTCTAGACAAAACTATTCCTGTCAAT GATTCCTGGGCAATATGCAGGATATTCAAGAAAACCAACTCCACAGCACAACGGGCACTTTCTCAATCTTGGGTTTCTTCAATACCTGAAACCGCACCTTCATCCTTCCTTGCTAAAGCATCACAAAATACTCAGTTCTGTTCACAAAACACGTCTCTTACTACGGACATCTCAAACTACTATAATAATGAGATACAGCAATCTTTTGTTACTAACTTCTCCCCTTTAGACTTTTCCTCCTTCAAGCCTTTAAATCCGTTATCAAGCAAACTCTCTCATAATCCACATTCCATTTCGAATGGAGACCTACATggcaattttttcttttcacatcTTGAGACATTAGCTCCTTCaaaatgtacagttgatgttTCTTCTATGCTGTTAAACATGTCTTCCTCTGTGCTTGGAGATTTTAGTAAGGCTGCTAATGATCACCAGAGTAGCATAGACTACGGCGGCGTACCACAAGATCACTGCAGTGATTTCTCATCATTAACTTCTTTCCCACAAGCAATGCAAGTGAATAATGCCAGTCACGGAGATGAGAATATGCCGTTAAAGAATCCAAACGCGATGACGAATATTGATGATCAATGGGAGACAGTCCGTTCTTCCGTTGGATTTCCCTTCAGTTTGCCTATGAGTATGGGTACTGATGCATGGAAGCAAAACTTGCTTTGGGATTCTTCATCATGTCCTAGTGATCAGATATCCACAAGTTTTGCCACTGCTAAGTGCTATACTTGA
- the LOC8275989 gene encoding putative pentatricopeptide repeat-containing protein At3g47840: protein MAVAVRPYIRRLCAASSSTCTDYRDLSVAYSVPNNLSHKTQPSNLINMLEINSKLKALVKTGCLQDARQMFDEMPHRDEISWTTIISGYVNAIDTTEALTLFSKMWVVPGLRMDPFILSLALKICGLSLNESYGESLHGYSVKTDFVDSVFVGSALVDMYMKFDKIQQGCQIFHAMPIRNVVSWTAIITGFVHAGYSKEGLVYFSQMWRSKVVCDSYTFAIALKACANLGALDHGRQIHCQALKRSLEASSFVANTLATMYNKCGKLDYGSRLFEKMTIRNVVSWTMIITTYTQSGQEENALRAFIRMQEIGVSPNDFTFAAVISGCANLGKTEWGEQLHGHMLCLGLMTFLSVANSVITLYSKCGQLKSASMVFKELTRRDVVSWSTIIAGYSQGGCAEEAFEYLSRMRREGPKPNEFTLASVLSVCGNMAILEQGKQLHAHALHVGLEQTAMIQSALINMYSKCGSIKEASKIFGEAENNDIVSWTAMINGYAEHGCRQEAIDLFEKIPRIGLKPDPVTFIGVLTACSHAGLVDLGFHYFNSMSKVYKIYPSKEHYGCMIDLLCRAGRLNDAESMIKSMPFQQDDVVWSTLLRACRVHGDIDCGRRTAEEILKVDPNCAATHIALANMYAAKGRWKEAANTRKMMRIKGIMKEPGWSWIKIKDRVSAFVSRDQSHPLGEHIYTMLDLLASEATIEENNLTFAEFLL, encoded by the coding sequence ATGGCTGTGGCAGTCAGGCCTTACATCAGAAGATTATGTGCAGCCTCAAGCTCTACTTGTACTGACTACAGAGACCTCTCTGTCGCATATTCTGTACCCAACAACTTATCCCACAAAACGCAGCCCTCCAATCTCATAAACATGCTCGAAATTAACTCCAAGTTGAAGGCGCTAGTTAAAACCGGTTGCTTACAAGACGCTCGCCAAATGTTTGATGAAATGCCTCATAGAGACGAGATTTCATGGACCACAATCATATCTGGTTATGTCAATGCCATTGACACCACCGAGGCCTTAACATTGTTTTCGAAAATGTGGGTTGTGCCTGGGCTTCGCATGGACCCCTTTATACTCAGCCTCGCACTCAAAATTTGTGGACTGAGTTTGAATGAGAGTTATGGTGAATCGTTGCATGGCTATTCTGTAAAAACTGATTTTGTTGACTCGGTTTTTGTAGGAAGTGCCCTTGTGGACATGTACatgaaatttgataaaattcaaCAAGGTTGCCAAATCTTCCATGCGATGCCTATAAGAAATGTAGTGTCGTGGACTGCTATTATAACCGGGTTTGTTCATGCTGGTTATAGCAAGGAAGGGTTGGTATACTTCTCTCAAATGTGGAGATCGAAGGTGGTGTGTGATTCATATACATTTGCTATTGCATTAAAGGCATGTGCTAATTTGGGAGCTCTGGATCATGGGAGACAGATTCATTGTCAGGCATTGAAGAGAAGCCTTGAAGCTAGCTCGTTTGTCGCTAACACTCTTGCTACCATGTACAATAAATGTGGGAAGTTAGACTACGGTTCACGTTTGTTCGAAAAGATGACCATAAGGAATGTGGTTTCATGGACAATGATTATAACAACATATACTCAGTCGGGTCAAGAGGAAAATGCTCTTAGAGCATTTATAAGAATGCAAGAAATAGGTGTGAGTCCAAACGATTTCACTTTTGCAGCAGTCATTTCTGGTTGTGCCAATCTTGGTAAAACTGAATGGGGTGAACAATTACATGGCCATATGCTATGTTTGGGTCTCATGACCTTTTTGTCAGTGGCCAATTCCGTCATTACTCTGTATTCAAAATGTGGACAACTAAAGTCAGCTTCAATGGTGTTCAAAGAATTGACTAGAAGAGATGTTGTTTCATGGAGCACAATAATCGCAGGATATTCTCAAGGAGGATGTGCGGAAGAAGCATTTGAATATCTATCAAGGATGAGAAGGGAAGGACCAAAACCAAATGAGTTTACTCTTGCTAGTGTACTGAGTGTATGTGGCAACATGGCAATTCTTGAGCAAGGGAAGCAACTACATGCCCATGCCTTGCATGTTGGGTTAGAACAAACTGCTATGATTCAAAGTGCATTAATCAATATGTATTCAAAATGTGGGAGCATAAAGGAAGCTTCAAAAATCTTTGGTGAGGCTGAAAATAATGATATCGTGTCATGGACAGCCATGATTAATGGATATGCTGAACATGGATGTAGACAGGAAGCTATTGATTTGTTTGAGAAGATTCCCCGTATTGGTTTGAAACCAGACCCTGTGACTTTTATTGGTGTGCTCACTGCTTGTAGCCATGCTGGACTAGTTGATCTTGGTTTCCACTACTTCAATTCCATGAGTAAGGTATACAAGATATATCCTTCAAAAGAGCACTACGGCTGCATGATTGATCTCCTTTGCCGAGCAGGACGACTGAATGATGCAGAGAGTATGATCAAAAGCATGCCATTTCAACAGGATGATGTTGTCTGGTCAACTCTGCTTAGAGCGTGCAGGGTTCACGGTGATATTGATTGCGGAAGACGTACTGCAGAGGAGATACTTAAAGTAGATCCAAATTGTGCTGCGACTCACATTGCCCTAGCCAACATGTATGCTGCCAAAGGAAGGTGGAAGGAGGCAGCAAACACGAGGAAGATGATGAGAATAAAAGGGATAATGAAGGAGCCAGGGTGGTCTTGGATTAAGATTAAGGATAGAGTTTCTGCATTTGTGTCTCGCGATCAATCTCATCCCCTGGGTGAGCATATATATACCATGCTTGATTTACTAGCTTCTGAGGCGACAATTGAAGAAAACAATTTAACTTTTGCTgagtttttattataa
- the LOC8260628 gene encoding 60S ribosomal protein L34, whose amino-acid sequence MVQRLTYRKRHSYATKSNQHRIVKTPGGKLVYQTTKKRASGPKCPVTGKRIQGIPHLRPAEYKRSRLSRNRRTVNRAYGGVLSGGAVRERIIRAFLVEEQKIVKKVLKIQKAKEKQSSRS is encoded by the exons ATGGTTCAGCGGCTTACATATCGGAAACGGCACAGCTATGCCACCAAGTCGAACCAGCACCGGATCGTCAAAACCCCTG GAGGAAAGTTGGTGTATCAGACCACAAAGAAGAGAGCAAGTGGTCCTAAGTGCCCTGTTACTGGCAAGAGGATTCAAGGG ATCCCTCACTTGAGACCTGCTGAGTATAAGAGGTCAAGATTGTCAAGAAACAGGAGGACTGTGAACCGGGCTTATGGAGGTGTATTGTCTGGTGGTGCTGTTAGAGAAAG GATTATTCGAGCATTTTTAGTTGAAGAGCAAAAGATTGTGAAAAAGGTGTTGAAGATTCAAAAGGCCAAGGAAAAGCAATCCTCTAGAAGCTAG
- the LOC8281800 gene encoding TATA box-binding protein-associated factor RNA polymerase I subunit B, producing MENGGEGETKRWACRRCGHVGLEESDGFYYCQECGAQADDIILTGVADEDFIEKDGEGGGALYSARFTRYSQPTRTIQTNPSSQAWFRYTQEEEDINFTTTTTLNGTYSNIKIKKEERFDDDEYLDGLGPVEPEDFGGKSLSYEDYYNEVRIRYVMGMQWMIQLQCESLVEKFNVSPLICGVAGNVWLRFLVATGVFKDNWADDVILESESQVQGEPEDWKPRSSHRNEPHNAYGQRAVMVWFKYLRKTIPLSSSLAISFLACHVAREAILPTDIVRWSIEGKLPYFAAHVEIEKRFEHSSPACPISSSLMFRPSQAVPAQKLESMAAAFAESIGLHLPPVNFYEIASRYLKNLALPVEKILPHACRIYEWSMPPDLWLSTNELRLPTRVTVMSILIVAIRILYNLNGFGAWERSLSSLNCSPSNSHPASRLDSMCRSVMQGDAETGSPFYSLDGSAEKFLRNPSHMQMPELDSAELLHHLEVKYNFIADAYEFTKDLPSYLQYCKDVVFAGAGPSHMDDLEEEELMEKLWDFYQNEKDSELAKEPRTQSSSRLSNQKRSRNDDGSVFVNLSEKEKIKEEWHDSPSADISSHNADNSSHQSFDNGHFSNNSLEDQNVEHKEKDSEKTLEGRAIRRLKLDMEENRFCYIPPRVNLKRFDYLHYVRKKDEGAFTYVAHADYYILLRACARVAQVDIRIMHIGVLSFERRLAWLEKRIDYCLHLSPPTITCEFCRDMPDHNSNDDVIGLSKLNL from the exons ATGGAAAACGGAGGGGAAGGAGAGACAAAAAGATGGGCATGCAGGAGATGCGGCCATGTGGGATTAGAAGAATCCGACGGTTTTTATTACTGCCAAGAGTGCGGTGCTCAAGCCGATGATATTATCTTAACAGGCGTTGCCGACGAAGACTTCATCGAAAAAGACGGCGAAGGCGGCGGTGCCCTTTACAGCGCCCGCTTCACCCGCTATTCTCAACCCACTCGTACCATTCAAACAAACCCATCTTCTCAAGCCTGGTTTCGCTATacacaagaagaagaagatattaATTtcactactactactactttAAATGGTACTTATAGtaatatcaaaatcaagaaagaggagcgttttgatgatgatgagtaTTTGGATGGGTTAGGGCCCGTGGAACCTGAGGATTTTGGAGGGAAGTCGTTGAGCTATGAGGATTATTATAATGAGGTTAGGATTAGATACGTTATGGGAATGCAGTGGATGATTCAGTTACAGTGTGAAAGTCTAGTTGAAAAGTTTAATGTCAGTCCTTTGATTTGTGGGGTTGCGGGGAATGTTTGGCTGAGGTTTCTGGTTGCTACTGGTGTTTTTAAGGATAATTGGGCTGACGATGTTATCTTGGAATCTGAGAGTCAAGTTCAAG GGGAACCAGAGGACTGGAAGCCCCGTTCCAGTCACAGAAATGAACCTCACAATGCATATGGTCAGCGTGCAGTGATGGTATGGTTTAAGTATTTGAGGAAGACAATACCATTATCTTCTTCTCTGGCTATTTCATTTTTGGCATGTCATGTTGCTAGGGAAGCAATTTTGCCGACAGATATTGTAAGGTGGTCGATTGAAGGGAAGCTTCCATATTTTGCTGCTCatgttgaaattgaaaaacGCTTTGAGCATTCTTCTCCTGCCTGTCCTATCAGTTCAAGTCTAATGTTTAGGCCTTCTCAAGCAGTTCCTGCTCAAAAGTTGGAGTCAATGGCTGCGGCGTTTGCAGAGTCCATTGGCTTGCATTTGCCTCCAGTTAACTTCTATGAGATTGCTTCTCGCTATTTGAAGAATCTCGCTCTTCCAGTTGAAAAGATTCTCCCACATGCATGCCGCATATATGAGTGGTCAATGCCCCCAGATTTATGGCTATCGACAAATGAATTGAGGCTTCCAACACGTGTCACTGTAATGTCAATATTAATTGTGGCTATAAGAATTCTCTATAACCTAAATGGTTTCGGCGCATGGGAAAGAAGTTTGTCTAGTCTCAATTGCTCTCCTTCCAATTCTCATCCAGCAAGTCGATTAGATTCAATGTGTCGTTCTGTGATGCAGGGCGATGCTGAAACTGGTTCTCCCTTTTACAGTTTGGATGGTTCAGCTGAAAAATTCCTTAGAAATCCCTCACACATGCAGATGCCTGAATTGGATTCTGCAGAGTTATTGCATCACCTAGAAGTAAAGTATAACTTTATCGCCGATGCCTATG AGTTTACTAAGGACTTACCATCATATCTCCAATACTGTAAGGATGTGGTATTTGCTGGAGCAGGACCATCACATATGGATGATCTTGAGGAAGAAGAGTTAATGGAAAAGTTGTGGGATTTCTATCAGAATGAGAAG GATTCTGAGCTGGCAAAAGAGCCTAGAACACAAAGTAGCAGTAGACTTTCTAATCAAAAGAGATCAAGAAATGATGATGGAAGTGTCTTTGTAAATCTGtcagaaaaggagaaaattaAGGAAGAATGGCATGATAGTCCATCTGCTGATATCAGCTCTCACAATGCAGATAATAGCTCTCATCAGAGTTTTGATAATGGTCATTTTTCCAATAATTCACTAGAAGATCAAAATGTAGAACATAAGGAGAAAGATTCAGAAAAGACACTGGAAGGTAGAGCCATTAGACGGTTGAAATTAGACATGGAGGAGAATAGGTTCTGTTACATTCCACCAAGGGTTAACCTTAAGAGATTTGATTACCTACATTatgtaagaaagaaagacGAAGGTGCCTTTACTTATGTTGCTCATGCAGATTATTACATCTTGCTTCGTGCTTGTGCTAGGGTAGCTCAAGTTGATATCCGCATAATGCACATTGGTGTGTTGAGTTTTGAGAGGAGACTCGCTTGGTTGGAGAAAAGAATTGACTACTGCTTGCATTTATCACCTCCTACTATTACTTGTGAGTTCTGCAGAGACATGCCAGATCATAATTCGAATGATGATGTGATTGGACTTTCAAAGTTGAATTTGTGA
- the LOC8281799 gene encoding uncharacterized protein LOC8281799 → MDSKNFYTSKTQFDFVNKGLLYDFLVDNMYRVVSFFWSFLCSYTFYLFGSFFSHFFKFQKGKSLEKYESESNEVYHQEENNRSGPSCFLDSDIDQTDGEGENSVVMETALSASTNRYEFLSGKGISGFLEEPRTASFIVHELFIDSNNDAIISNSIFDTGEFTEDDLYDVGLDADKSEETEKTDSFAKSFMIDEEVTEKQGQEIFMDEMSTEEEGFVTNDGAIADEDIGNQELDAAEAENFVENLVNAQFLKKPKVETLTTEKDSNKEEKIHLQNSFEIKRDSSGEVQLLSQFQSFSCDTEEKSDPSNDELFLRKDETVSASQTAEEACKPEILVWLQEEKQENVREAEPVFDGVEPESCEFADQPTDSDDEYIELKPQQKNSSLSYREDLRNVVGGQEQQASAQEKAETKPDGSERSEESSFKDEKSSNDIEYMLEHQDIVEQLKLELKLARTGGLPTILEESESEELETPKTVQELKPLKIEEKKLEYKDFLDGIHKVYKSYLDKMRKLDILNFQTMHALGLLQMKDTVQLQTARKSSLLAMTSLLSQNLWLCKGSAVVDPLKKVIADMNSDFETIYVGQLCLSWEMLHWQYWKVQELQKYDSQGSHHYNQVAGEFQLFQVLIQRFIENEPFQGPRVQNYVKNRCVLRSLLQVPLVKDDCIKDKGKRGDEGQHAITSPTLRGIIELSMQVFWEFLRADKDESNVTFQGNLQAHPNLQDLVDLELFTDVRTDYQKKDRKLKDISRSGNCIVKRFKKQQENGMHQTLLIAQVEMKLISRVLNMAKVTTDQLIWCHEKLDKINISNRKVFVESSFLLFPC, encoded by the exons ATGGATTCAAAGAATTTTTACACTTCTAAAACCCAGTTTGATTTTGTTAATAAAGGTCTTTTATATGATTTCTTGGTAGATAATATGTATAGGGTTGTTAGTTTCTTCTGGAGCTTTTTATGCAGCTACACCTTTTATCTGTTTGGATCATTTTTCAGCCATTTCTTCAA GTTTCAGAAAGGTAAAAGTCTTGAGAAGTATGAATCAGAGTCCAATGAGGTTTATCatcaagaagaaaataatagaagtGGTCCAAGTTGTTTTTTGGATTCTGATATTGATCAAACTGATGGAGAAGGAGAGAATTCTGTTGTTATGGAGACTGCTTTATCGGCAAGCACGAATAGGTATGAGTTTCTGTCTGGCAAAGGCATATCTGGATTCCTGGAAGAACCAAGAACAGCGAGTTTTATTGTGCATGAACTGTTTATTGACTCAAATAATGATGCAATTATCAGTAATTCAATTTTTGATACTGGAGAATTTACAGAAGACGATCTCTATGATGTTGGATTAGATGCAGACAAATCAGAGGAAACAGAGAAAACAGATTCCTTCGCCAAAAGTTTTATGATTGATGAAGAAGTGACAGAGAAACAGGGGCAAGAAATATTCATGGACGAAATGAGTACTGAAGAGGAAGGGTTTGTCACTAATGATGGAGCTATTGCCGATGAGGATATTGgaaatcaagaattagatgcaGCGGAAGCAGAGAACTTTGTCGAAAATCTGGTGAATGCGCAGTTTTTGAAGAAGCCAAAAGTGGAAACACTCACCACTGAGAAGGATTCTAATAAGGAAGAGAAGATTCATTTACAAAATAGTTTTGAGATTAAGCGGGATTCTTCAGGTGAAGTTCAATTACTCTCCCAATTTCAGAGTTTTTCATGTGATACTGAAGAAAAATCTGACCCTTCAAATGATGAGTTATTTTTAAGGAAGGATGAAACTGTTTCGGCTAGTCAAACCGCCGAAGAAGCATGTAAACCCGAAATTCTGGTGTGGCTCCAGGAGGAGAAGCAAGAAAATGTAAGAGAAGCAGAACCAGTTTTCGATGGAGTTGAGCCGGAAAGTTGTGAGTTTGCAGATCAGCCCACTGATTCAGATGACgaatatatagaattaaaaCCCCAGCAAAAGAATTCAAGTTTATCGTATAGAGAGGACTTAAGGAATGTTGTGGGCGGCCAAGAACAGCAAGCATCAGCCCAAGAAAAGGCAGAAACAAAACCTGACGGTTCTGAAAGATCTGAAGAGTCTAGCTTCAAAGACGAGAAGTCCTCAAATGATATAGAGTACATGCTGGAGCACCAGGACATAGTAGAGCAGCTGAAACTGGAGTTGAAGCTAGCAAGAACTGGTGGCCTTCCAACTATTCTTGAAGAGTCAGAATCTGAAGAATTGGAGACTCCCAAGACGGTTCAAGAGCTAAAGCCATTGAAGATTGAGGAAAAGAAACTCGAGTACAAAGATTTTCTGGATGGAATTCACAAGGTTTACAAGAGCTACTTGGACAAAATGCGAAAATTGGACATCTTGAACTTCCAGACCATGCATGCACTTG GGTTACTTCAGATGAAAGACACCGTTCAGCTCCAAACAGCTCGAAAATCATCGCTTCTAGCAATGACATCTCTTCTCTCCCAAAACTTATGGTTATGCAAAGGGAGTGCTGTAGTTGACCCATTGAAGAAGGTCATTGCAGATATGAATAGTGATTTCGAAACCATATATGTTGGACAGCTTTGCCTTTCTTGGGAAATGCTCCATTGGCAATACTGGAAAGTCCAAGAATTGCAAAAGTACGATTCTCAGGGTTCCCATCATTATAATCAAGTAGCAGGCGAATTTCAGCTATTTCAAGTCCTGATACAAAGATTTATTGAGAATGAACCATTTCAAGGGCCCAGGGTGCAGAATTATGTCAAGAATCGATGTGTTCTTCGCAGTCTTCTTCAAGTGCCCCTTGTTAAAG ATGATTGTATTAAGGATAAGGGAAAAAGAGGAGATGAAGGACAACATGCAATTACAAGCCCAACGCTAAGAGGAATCATTGAGCTATCAATGCAAGTCTTCTGGGAATTCCTGCGTGCCGACAAAGATGAAAGCAATGTGACCTTTCAGGGTAATCTGCAAGCTCATCCTAATCTTCAAGACCTTGTAGACTTAGAGCTATTCACAGATGTTCGAACTGATTATCAAAAG AAGGACAGAAAGCTAAAAGACATATCAAGAAGTGGAAATTGCATAGTGAAGAGGTTCAAGAAGCAACAAGAAAATGGAATGCATCAAACATTGCTGATAGCACAAGTAGAAATGAAACTGATATCAAGAGTGCTAAATATGGCAAAAGTAACAACAGATCAATTGATATGGTGCCATGAGAAATTAGACAAAATTAACATCAGTAACAGAAAAGTTTTTGTAGAATCTTCATTTTTGCTCTTCCCATGTTAG